A region of the Primulina eburnea isolate SZY01 chromosome 7, ASM2296580v1, whole genome shotgun sequence genome:
actctttgtataaacgatctttatttttaataatatttgaatttattaatttggcgcatctttatctttatacccatgcgagttgcatagataaagtccttgaatatacaaatagtagaaagaatatgagatgctcatatgatgagtatcatgaaactcatatttgtaatactgtatattctaaactgttcctagtcgattcagccgccactaagcaggatataggccgctcgagttagagactagtatctgcgatgtgagtaccatgtttcattggtaggggacattgtgatgtccgagcatgcagataggtgctcctggtagagtgcactgaacaaccctctataaaggactttccaagtggttctcacttatcgagtggaaaagtcctagtttatggttgtacaccattagtccttatgacccgggacaacattgagactctatgtgctagcgtttcactttgacttgtttaccgactcttatggggtcatcaggtggcaaggttgggtgttacggcgaaacatataggagtcgatgcattgtagccggggattcaccgcttacctacgggtatggatatcctatgtgtttttcatgtatgtgtgggttaaAATCTCTGATCatagtatggtggtaattatgaaaggggtttcatagattacaccatcgatgcaaccacaacatgacacatagtatcgattcattgacaactctcgataaaccaatagttgtcgaatcggtcgggatatatgagttgaagggaccgtactgtacgctaaccataattgaatggttcttgcaggcactatcatgtgatacctagggaatcacgtaagcgatgctgctaggcgtttaacgtgattggatgggtactatcagacttgagttctgacgttcttattatcaaggagttgataagtaagaatggagcaattggggtatgctcgaataaggacatgtttagtccgaatcacatggagatgtgaacccacggctagttgtatcaatgaaccattgagggccacacaagtactagctttgtaaatcccgatgagaagtaaaatagttcaatgtgttgaacggcttataaatgtgtttataagcgtaaagaaaaatagaagtatgacttctatgagagaaatataaattttaatttatggaagtgttcctagattaaaatttggccaagtgactaatgtttttgaaaattgtgattttcacaaatattattatggactaaattaaattaattcaagtgttgaattaattaaacactagtgggcctagtagagtccaaatattatatttattcaaTTGTTAAAttaattgggccttgtagagcccaattggaattaattatttaactagtgggcttgagtaaaatcaagtaaagtataATTGGGCCCAAAAATTGTTTgggacaattaaaagtccatgggccttgtaatagttacaagcccacatgcaaaatatgctagggtttgcatgcttagggaggtgaagaggcttggaatacttttgaataaaatattgaaaaagcaTGGGATCACTTTTTGACACACCCAAGGCTAATCTTCCCTCCTCATTCTTTCATGGTGGCCGAAACTTGAGCAAAAatattctctcatttttctctcatcttgtgttcttcaatttgttggagaacactctcttctcattgaaaaatcctcttgattttctagtgcaaatcaagaggggttttacatagcttgtggtgggcttgatttaggagcaaggaggaggagcttgtagatttttcttccttagaagagctttgttgttcacaacaaagttggagccacaatcaatcttttaaagattgataggtaaaaattctaaaacaccctatgaatgtgttttattgtaaatattgcacaatactatggtggccgaaaattttcctcaaaaattcgatttttgtgcttccgttgcgcttccggccaccgtaatcgttccgctttcaagtggtatcagagctaaggttacggtttttgtgttatatttacgtaatattgtattgagatcgatttctaaccgcttgagaaatatttttgcaaGGAAATTCaaagggccgaaaatttgaagaaacaaaaaaaaaaaatatttttcgggcaggggctgcccgaaatttcgggcagcccaaggAGCTGCCCGAAATactactttttaaaataaaaaaaaaaataattttgtgtgttgccggaatccggcgacggcgatgacgactagggtttccaaaagtgttttggacaatcttagtgtcatgggccttgagatgttgggtcattggatggccaacataatttgtgaaatttaaatgggccaaaatattttaggtgaaaaaatggtttttgggcccttaagtttaaatttacaattgttgcacatattttctcataaaataaataattgaagtaggactttaattatttatagtaaattgtgatttaaaagaaattcgattataaataaattaatttgaaagtagacaaaggtgtttgtatactttgttaatttaatttataattgtggcggttagtgattggatcaagatatataatattggatcaatcaattattgtgataattgattgatggtgtatgatatgtgatattatgcatgaaggatgatcaaaagcccaagcccaatttgctaggtgtatgctaggatatttgtgttgtatgattgtaataattatcaatttaaagtggccTTGGTTTATGGcacgttcccaccccatgagatgtatccctatgtgccatggatatttaattgtaaatattagaatagtggaagatcaagattggaagatggtggccttggtgattatgaagatcgaagacatgtaatattggatgctaatgtaatagtatagttgcattgcatcccgtgcatttaccctaggattggacctaggcccgtgtttggctcacacgggccattagttttggggcaattgatcatccttgtactgttttctatttataatatatgcatgatatgttataaataatgagtatgtgcgttattattattataataacaaagttgcatgaatccggcaaacatacgatcaaacatggcgagcttttaaaataaaattaatgatgagacctttcaaaattaaaaaaccatcattttgaataagattcaaaattaatatcaagtccgaaaaggggaattataaatttgtttataatttccttgtcttccatcgacaatggatgcatgatgaacgctacccgtactcggggctcggctcatattattgagggggccctgggtgccggaaagctgtgacatccattgacatagtgatgtgaactacgtggaactcccatgatttcggctcatattattgagggaactcatggcgaccgtccattaaggttcaatatcgatgggttaggcttgacacgtgaagatgaacgacgtcatattattgggtcctaatcaaacgtgagacaaaagtatacgtagagggttgcatagcgatgcaattggaaactaccttttaggaattgtgattggccgatattattcgggatcacaattcgctaattggaccttacgtacctactgaggaaagtgtttcccgttttcactagagggtagtgaaaatgtcaaaacagtgggagcgataatttataaagtaaaagtccaaactttatatcttattaaatattttaaaatagtcattaacatttatctgttttacttttcagtacaaatctttgacaatttCATCAATTCGCATcccgttttccgttattctcgaaaaacacgttctaaccggacctaactatatcacttggctaagaaatctaaagattgtcttaaactcggagaaaatcgcatacacactgactgagtcgccccctgctgaggctccgaccagctgcactcctgaggaattgcagacctacaaggattggtgtgaccatgacttgaaggcgaggtgttatatgcaggcttcgatgaacgatgagctgcaaaggcgattccaggatgctaagaatgctgctgacattcatatgcacctcaaggagctcttcggtgagcaaactcggcctttgaggcatgccacagtaaaggagctcatcactttacgcatgcgagatgggacttcggtccatgagcatggcctaaagttgattgggctcgtggacaagcttgttggcatggatttgatcttgccatctgagttgaccacggatgtgctgcTGCTATCGCtacctagctctttcgatccttttgtcgtgaacttcaatatgaacaagctcgagcccagccttgaagagttggtgaacatgcttgtgacttttgagtccaccatcaagaaggagaagccggttctttatgtgggctcttcatctggcacgaagaccggtccacctgggaagggaaagaagcgttctttcaagcgccccaagaagagcgagcccttgaagaggcagactccgagtcccgtagtggcagccgcgccagccaaggctgagaagacagttgacatctgtcatcactgcaagaagcctggacattggaggcgtaactgcagggaatatcttgcgcagaagggttctggcaagggtatgttctatattgaagtaaatatctcgattaattctacttcttgggtattagataccggctgtggctcacatctctgtaatgatttgcaggtgatgggaagaagtaggaggctccgagagggtgagaccttcctgaggatgggcaatggagcaagggttgctgccaaagccgtaggagatgtttatttaatattgaacaatgattttaagcttgttttgagagatgttttgtatgtaccagacttggttaaaaacattatttccatttctatgcttgatattgatggattttcttgtttatttggcaaaggtgtttgcaatatttacaagaatgaatgtttagttggtacgggtgaacttgaaaacaatctctacaccttaaaattaaaagatattccacttaacaatgtccaaacgataacaacaacaaataatcgcaaacaagatactcttaattcggcacaattatggcatgctcgattaggtcatatttccctaagaaggatgaacaagctagtgggagttggcatgtttgatatgtccgatattaatgctcttacgacttgtgaatcctgtctaaaaggaaagatgaccaaaattccctttaagggccatgcggagcgagccaaagggttattggatttgatccataccgacgtgtgcggtccacttagcatcaccactaagcatggacattcctacttcatcacctttaccgatgacttttcgaggtatgggtatgtgtatttgatgaaatacaagtctgaagcctttgaaaggttcaaagaattcagaagtgaagtagagaaacaattgggacgaagcatcaagacacttcgatcggatcgaggtggtgagtacttgagtgccgagttccaagagtatcttagagagaatgggattctctcgcagtggactccgcccgctacaccgcagttgaatggtgtttcggagcgtcgtaaccggactttgaaggacatggttcggtctatgatggggttcacggagttgccgccatccttttggggatatgcgcttgaaacagcggcactgttgttgaacaatgtccatacaaaggcagttgacaagactccatatgagatatggatgggtaagcctcccaaatattcttatcttagaatatgggggtgtcctgcttatgtgaagcagacagtgggagataaattggatagtcgatccattttatgctactttgtgggatatccaaggaattccgttggatattatttctatcatccccaagaaacaaaggtgtttgtttctaggaacgcaacctttttggaaaaggaatttctattggatagaaaaggcgagatgatagaactcgaagaggttcgagagacacccaaagttgtagaacccacacccgggaagccaagtgaggagatacaagctcctagaagatccgaaaggatctcgagaccacctatgaggtatggtctgcttcttgaagagggccatgatgagcctaatcttggatgtgatccaaggaccttcaaggaagcattatcggatgccgattcatccaagtggcctgaagcaatggaatctgagatgaattccatgcattcgaaccaagtgtggaatcttgtggatccacctgagggaactgttcccatagggtgtaaatggatttacaagaggaaacttggggcggatgggaaggtattgaccttcaaggcgcgattggtagcaaaagggtatactcaaaggcaaggtgttgactatgaggaaaccttttctccagttgcgatgttcaagtccattaggatattgctagccatagctgcatggtatgactatgagatatggcagatggatgtgaagacagccttccttaatggggatattaaggaagagatttacatgtctcaacctgaagggtttacatctaacggaagtgagcatatggtatgcaaacttcaaagatctatttatggtcttaagcaggcatcgaggagctggaacctcagattcgatagtacaatcaaagaatttggttttactaagaatcctgaggaaccctgtgtatataagaaggtcagtgggagtgctgtgacattccttgttctttatgttgatgacattctactcattggaaatgatgtaggaatgttgcaatcaacaaagatatggttagcaagtaagttctcaatgcaggacttgggtgaagcatcttttgtattgggaatacagatctatagagatagatcaagaagattgcttggtctcacccagtccacatacattgataccatcgtgaagcggttctcgatagatgaatccaagagaggacatctaccaatgtgtcatggcgtgtccctatccaagtctatgtctcccaagaatgatgcagagatagcggcgatgacacgaattctgtatgcttcggctattggtagtatcatgtatgggatgatatctacacgtcctgacgtggcatttgcactaagtgtagtgagtagatatcaatcca
Encoded here:
- the LOC140836232 gene encoding uncharacterized protein is translated as MNKLEPSLEELVNMLVTFESTIKKEKPVLYVGSSSGTKTGPPGKGKKRSFKRPKKSEPLKRQTPSPVVAAAPAKAEKTVDICHHCKKPGHWRRNCREYLAQKGSGKGDGKK